In one window of bacterium DNA:
- the dusB gene encoding tRNA dihydrouridine synthase DusB — MQIGHIEIEKPLALAPMEDVTDISFRVICKKLGADLLYTEFTSSEALIRDAAKALRKISVAEEERPVAIQLFGGVETSMEGAAAVAEKMRPDFIDINCGCWVKDVAMRGAGSGLLRDLPRFEAIVRSTIRGTSLPVTVKTRLGWDRSTVNILDVAKMIEDAGAKALTVHCRTRDMAHDGDADWSWLEKIKNVISIPLIGNGDVRTPEDAKRMFDTGCDGVMIGRAAIANPWIFREARHFLETGDILSPPSPEERLHVCSEHLELSIKYKGEKYGVLEFRKYYGGYLKGLPNISKLRAELMTYKERAPIVERLARYGEEIRQWEASPDYQYDLPKLGGLVGTRSAIGLKAQKSAQTIE, encoded by the coding sequence CTTTTGTACACGGAATTTACCAGCAGCGAGGCGCTCATTCGGGATGCAGCCAAAGCGCTCAGAAAAATCTCTGTTGCGGAGGAGGAGCGGCCGGTTGCGATACAACTTTTTGGAGGTGTGGAAACATCCATGGAAGGCGCTGCGGCGGTTGCAGAGAAAATGCGTCCGGATTTTATCGACATCAACTGCGGATGCTGGGTGAAGGACGTCGCGATGCGCGGAGCCGGGTCGGGTCTTTTGCGAGACCTGCCTCGTTTTGAAGCTATTGTTCGATCCACCATACGCGGTACATCGCTGCCCGTAACCGTAAAAACCAGACTGGGTTGGGATAGAAGTACTGTCAATATTCTGGACGTTGCAAAAATGATAGAAGATGCCGGCGCCAAGGCGTTAACGGTACATTGTCGTACAAGGGACATGGCGCACGACGGCGACGCCGATTGGTCCTGGTTGGAAAAAATTAAGAACGTCATATCCATTCCCTTGATCGGAAACGGGGATGTGCGCACACCGGAGGATGCAAAAAGAATGTTCGACACCGGCTGTGACGGAGTTATGATCGGTCGCGCGGCTATTGCTAATCCGTGGATATTCAGAGAAGCGCGTCATTTTCTTGAAACGGGAGATATTTTATCGCCGCCTTCGCCGGAGGAACGCCTCCACGTTTGCAGTGAACACCTTGAGCTGTCTATAAAATATAAAGGTGAAAAGTACGGCGTATTAGAGTTTCGAAAATACTACGGCGGTTATCTGAAAGGACTTCCAAACATTTCAAAATTACGCGCGGAATTAATGACCTACAAGGAGCGTGCGCCCATCGTGGAGCGCCTCGCGCGTTACGGCGAAGAAATTCGTCAATGGGAAGCATCACCCGATTACCAATACGATTTACCGAAATTAGGCGGACTGGTTGGAACGCGAAGCGCAATCGGATTGAAAGCGCAAAAAAGTGCACAAACAATTGAATAA
- a CDS encoding esterase family protein, producing the protein MPSQVIIENFESEILKNNPLGDPFVRKLAVYLPPGYQEESSRRYPVIYMLSGFMGFGTMFLSPQAWGYAIDERCDKLIAEGRMEKCILVMPDCFTQWGGSQYMNSTAMGNYEDYLLKEIVPFVDGKYRTMASSGHRAAMGKSSGGYAALMLAMRYPDIFSAFFCSSGDMYFEYGYKGDFPKCYNTIRKAGSLENFFEKFFDAPKKTGDMITAINIIAMAAAYSPNPKSKTYGFDLPFDMETGEIRGDIWKKWLACDPVHLIDEKTFQTNLKKLKGVFLECGSRDEYHLHIGARIFTKKIKEYGIAHWYEEFDDGHMGTNYRYDVSLSKISGVISK; encoded by the coding sequence ATGCCGTCACAAGTCATTATTGAAAATTTTGAAAGCGAGATTCTGAAAAATAATCCGCTCGGTGATCCATTCGTACGGAAACTGGCGGTCTATCTTCCACCGGGTTATCAAGAAGAGTCGAGCCGTCGATATCCTGTGATCTATATGCTGAGCGGTTTTATGGGATTTGGTACTATGTTTCTCTCCCCTCAGGCATGGGGCTATGCGATCGATGAGCGATGCGATAAACTCATTGCGGAAGGCCGTATGGAAAAATGTATACTCGTCATGCCGGATTGTTTTACGCAGTGGGGCGGCTCGCAGTATATGAATTCCACTGCGATGGGAAATTATGAAGATTATCTGCTGAAGGAAATCGTGCCTTTCGTTGACGGTAAATACAGGACGATGGCGTCATCGGGCCATCGCGCCGCTATGGGTAAATCCAGCGGCGGTTACGCAGCGCTGATGCTGGCGATGCGTTACCCTGATATTTTTTCGGCTTTTTTCTGCAGTTCGGGCGACATGTATTTTGAATACGGATATAAAGGGGATTTTCCAAAATGTTACAATACGATTCGTAAAGCGGGCAGTCTTGAAAACTTTTTTGAAAAATTTTTCGATGCGCCTAAAAAAACAGGCGATATGATAACAGCAATCAATATTATCGCCATGGCCGCGGCTTATTCACCCAATCCGAAATCGAAAACCTACGGTTTCGATCTCCCTTTTGATATGGAAACAGGCGAAATACGCGGGGATATATGGAAAAAATGGCTGGCTTGCGACCCGGTGCATCTAATCGATGAAAAAACGTTTCAAACTAACCTAAAAAAACTCAAAGGCGTATTCCTGGAATGCGGCTCGCGTGACGAATACCATTTACATATCGGCGCGAGGATATTCACTAAAAAAATAAAAGAATACGGCATCGCACATTGGTATGAGGAATTTGACGACGGCCACATGGGGACGAATTACCGATATGATGTATCGTTGTCAAAAATAAGCGGAGTCATATCCAAGTGA